The Candidatus Binatia bacterium genomic sequence GGGGCGTGGCGAGGGAGCCTTCTGGCACGAAAACCGTTTTCAACAGGTGCCCAAAACGTAGGGCGAGCTTGTCTGAAAAAAGACCTACGGTCCCTGAGTCAACCGTGGATCACGCTAGTCGGTGGATCAGGTTAGTCAACTGTTGCTAGCCTCAAAAGCCGGTGCTATCATGTAGATCCCGGTGGTCGTGCTGAAATACCAAGCGGCATGACGCAGCACGCCATTGTGCCTCCAAGTCGAGACTCGCTTTCATTGAGGTGGAGGACTATGAAAGGTGCTACGCTGCTCCGGCAGGTGATCGCCGGCATCTTGGTCCCGAGCATCCTGATCGTCCAGGCGCCGCCGTTGGCTGCAAGCGTATCAAGCCGCCCGCCCTCGGTGACGGTCAAAGGCATCCCGGTCACGCGGAGCGGTCCAGATGTGCCGTGGGTTGGCGGGAAAGGCGGCCTCTCGACGCCTGTCGTTAAGCGGATGCTTAGCGAGTTTAGCCTCGGCGTATCGCTGGCGACGGCGCTGCATACGCTGGGATCACCGTGGGTGGTGATTCGTCAGGCTGCACGTTCGTATTGGATGTACCGGACTGACGACGGGCATGCGTGGTTCTCCCTTGGCGTTGAGCACGGTCGGGTCGACTCGATCCAGGTATCGCTCTACGCACACGATCGCAGCAGCATCCGCGGCCCCGACGGCGTCCTTTTGGGTGGCCCGTCCGGGCAGGTCACGGCCATAGGGAAGCACCAGGTGACCAACGCAGGAGATGTAGCGGTTGAAGCGTCCGCAGCGGCGCACGGCCACATATTCTACGGGTTTGATCGCGGCGGCCGCATCGATCGGCTGGGGCGTTCTCTAGGAAATGACGATCTCGGCTCCTTCGCCCGCTGGTACGAGTTCGACGGGCATGGTCCCGATCGCCCAATCCCCGTGGCGGCCTACGGGGGCAGCCTCCAGGGGCAGCGTTCGTACGTCGCGCGGCTCAACGAACCGTACATTCCGTGCCTTGGGGGCAATGCTTGGCGCGTCGTCACCGAATCGCGTGAGACGTTTGCTGGCGTCGCGATTGATGCACTCAAGCTTCGCTGCGGTAATACGTTGCTGACGCGACCGTACTTCTTCGCGGCTACTGCCACGCTTCCGCGCCCGTTTGACGTCGACGGGTCGGCCCAACGGCTGATCGGAAGCGCCTTCAGCGCGGGCGTGAGAACCGGGGGCACAACGGGTCAGATCTGGGTGACGACGCCGAATGGAACTCGTATAGCCGGCACCGGGGTGGACTTCGAATTCGCCTACATCGACGACCCGGATAACCCGCTCACCAGCGTGACGGCGGTACAGGTTGGGGAGAGTGAAACCGTGGCGACGTCTCGGGCCAAAGGCGCTGCCCGCACCGCGACTCCGCCGATAACAATAATCTGTACATTCGGCTCAGGCAGTGGAAAGTGCTCGCAGGCATTAGGCGATGGCCAGCCGTGCTTCCAGCTCTCGGCTACCTTCGGCGCGTTCAATGTTCAGTCCGGTACGGCATGCTTCTCGGTCGCCGGCGACCCGCTGGACTTTTCGAGCTTCGCCGCGTTGGTGGGTAGCCTCGGATGCACAGGTGCGCCCGTGAACGCCGTGAGCGGGAACCTTTGGTACCAATACCAAGATGCGCAGCTATCTGGACCGTTCGGACTCTCCTTCAGTCACCGATACGATAGCACAAAATCGACACGCCAGGGTGACCTTGGGTTGGGGTGGCAGGAGACGTACGGGGCATATCTCGACATGACAAATGCCTCAGACGGCATCGTCACGTTCGTCGATGGCAGTTGTAACCGAATCTACCTACAAACGCTCGGAGCAGGGACGAGCTCCTACGACCAGTATTCCGGCGACACCCTGTATACCCAGTCCGATGGCACGTTTAAGCTCGTTACATGGGATAATCGGACGTTCGTTTTCAATACGACGGGCCAGCTCACGTCAATGTCCGATCGCATCGGAAACACGCAGACGATCAACAGGAACACAAGTGGCGACATCACCACCGTGGTGGACGGCCTCAGCAGAACGCTGACGTTTACATACGACACATCGAATCGGATCACGGGTATCACGAGCACGCCGTCCGGCGTAAGCATAACCTTCACATACACGAGCATCCTCGGGCACTGTTACAGCGGCGACCTCTGTTCGGTGAAAGAATCCGATGGCTCCATCTGGACCTATCAGTACTACAACCCCTCATCCTACGGTGGCCAGCATTTGCTGCAGTACGTCATCGATCCGCTCGGGCATACCGAGGAAGCGAATACCTACCAGCTCATAAACCTCGGCAACGGCGACAACCATTATCGCGTCATCGAGCAGTCCATCGACTCGGGCGTCAACGACAATACGTATTCGTATTCCATCTCAGGCACAACCGGAACGACGTCGATCAGCGACGCGCTCGGCCACCTGACGACCTATGGCTGGGATCAATATCTCCAGCAGGTCACCTCGGTAAGCGGCTACCTGTGTTTCTGCCGCGGCGATACCTTGGCGTACGACTACGACATATTCGGGCGGCCCTTGAGCGTGACTGAGGGCAGCGACTCAACGCTGGCTACGGCGCAGTACGGCCGCGACGTGCAGTTTACGAGCCCCGACGGCACGACGAGTTACATCGGGCTGGCGTATCCGAGCGTCACGCAGTTACAGCAGCGCGGTATCCTCACCGATAACGGCATCGCCAACAAGAACACCGAGATCGCCTACTACCCGCTCGAAAGTGCACAGCAGGATCTGCCGCAGACCGTGACCGAGCCGTCGGTCGACACTGCCGGTGCCGCGGCGGTCACGACGTACACGTTCTCAAGTCAGGGCCTTCCAACGGCAATCTCGCGAAGCGGCTATTCCGGTGGCTCGGCCGCGACCCACGCCGTCTCCGCCACGTATGATTCGCGTGGCCGCATGCTGACGTTCACCGGCCCACGCACCGACGTTACGCAGACCACGACCTTAGGGTACTATCCCGACACTGATACCGATCTGGCGCGCCGTGGTCAGCTCGAGTCGATCGAGGATGCCCTGGGCCACACGATCACCTTTGCAAGCGCGGCCTCGCCGAACAACAGTTACAGTATCTACGGCGGTCCGTTAAGCTCCATCGACCCCAACGGCGTGGTCAGCGATTTCGCCTACGACCAGCGCGGGCGTCTGGACAAGACGACCCTCAAGGGCGTGACAGGCGATCCGACGGACCTTG encodes the following:
- a CDS encoding RHS repeat-associated core domain-containing protein — encoded protein: MIAGILVPSILIVQAPPLAASVSSRPPSVTVKGIPVTRSGPDVPWVGGKGGLSTPVVKRMLSEFSLGVSLATALHTLGSPWVVIRQAARSYWMYRTDDGHAWFSLGVEHGRVDSIQVSLYAHDRSSIRGPDGVLLGGPSGQVTAIGKHQVTNAGDVAVEASAAAHGHIFYGFDRGGRIDRLGRSLGNDDLGSFARWYEFDGHGPDRPIPVAAYGGSLQGQRSYVARLNEPYIPCLGGNAWRVVTESRETFAGVAIDALKLRCGNTLLTRPYFFAATATLPRPFDVDGSAQRLIGSAFSAGVRTGGTTGQIWVTTPNGTRIAGTGVDFEFAYIDDPDNPLTSVTAVQVGESETVATSRAKGAARTATPPITIICTFGSGSGKCSQALGDGQPCFQLSATFGAFNVQSGTACFSVAGDPLDFSSFAALVGSLGCTGAPVNAVSGNLWYQYQDAQLSGPFGLSFSHRYDSTKSTRQGDLGLGWQETYGAYLDMTNASDGIVTFVDGSCNRIYLQTLGAGTSSYDQYSGDTLYTQSDGTFKLVTWDNRTFVFNTTGQLTSMSDRIGNTQTINRNTSGDITTVVDGLSRTLTFTYDTSNRITGITSTPSGVSITFTYTSILGHCYSGDLCSVKESDGSIWTYQYYNPSSYGGQHLLQYVIDPLGHTEEANTYQLINLGNGDNHYRVIEQSIDSGVNDNTYSYSISGTTGTTSISDALGHLTTYGWDQYLQQVTSVSGYLCFCRGDTLAYDYDIFGRPLSVTEGSDSTLATAQYGRDVQFTSPDGTTSYIGLAYPSVTQLQQRGILTDNGIANKNTEIAYYPLESAQQDLPQTVTEPSVDTAGAAAVTTYTFSSQGLPTAISRSGYSGGSAATHAVSATYDSRGRMLTFTGPRTDVTQTTTLGYYPDTDTDLARRGQLESIEDALGHTITFASAASPNNSYSIYGGPLSSIDPNGVVSDFAYDQRGRLDKTTLKGVTGDPTDLVTTLTYNAIGQLTSTSRPLGNALTNGYDAASRPTAITIVDASGNQREQFALAYNTASQLTTETAQLCATPASSCSTWQTKMSQTFGYASVGTLSSISDAAGGQTSLAWDKYGNNTGIASGSGAYQYTTTTGFDASHLVTSTQLSGSTVASYTHDLQSNLTRTTTPSTASSNTYFDDFGCLTKEISTYTGTTTQTCDRAGNVTSKTDANGATTTTTYDALNRPLVQTSTKSGASTETVTRVYDNTTSGAFGIGRLKSMTDPSGSTTYAYERRGLLATTTQTIAGNPSTTAYTYDGNGNETKLVITQGGVIRLNLAYTYDYADRPYSAVAGSTTYVSQATYEPMGPRASLTYGNATQQTITYDQGYRPTEAKVTHGSTTLSDLSYTFNSAGYVTQITDNLNAGYDQSLSYGGKATNMLTLASTGSSLWGRASYSDTVSQNLQTANFPGRNLTYGYSRTYQLQTINQAGVGVSNITHDAIGNEIGVGSSIYSYSARELLGAGDGITYTYDGLGRRVTAHNSSGTRAFLYDPNMHLQGESSLTSGALAYEYVWFGGTPVAQIDIGSATHWTATDERGAPFLQTDSSGNLYWQADYEPFGAIYDERTSDVHEPLRLPGQEAEQFTASTGPNGASGRYYNGFRWYRPQFGRYTQSDPIGYAPSGYSLYSYAYNNPFNYLDPYGLGCLRWQNGFSRFLPLLVGIGFAVALLVPGLDVAVLAGGVYEALGDLLALAAARLEAAGIITLAAALLVDESGAVEGPGADFSEGIGATFQGLFYSPSGLSFAQTTASPAFGQGGPFAGQSIEYVAAQLQEGTMSPSDLPITTVTTEGSQLIVNTRSVIALMQAGIPQAEWAFIDATDDENVVANIANRLLSNGLSSSGTNVVRIRGLAPNENALQFWRLIFGSD